In Pseudofrankia saprophytica, one genomic interval encodes:
- a CDS encoding daunorubicin/doxorubicin resistance ABC transporter ATP-binding protein DrrA, with protein MTAAVEADALVKTFGGIRALDGLSLRVEAGTILGLLGPNGAGKTTAINVLTTLLSPDAGRATVAGYDVVEQPALVRAAIGVTGQFAALDSGLTARENLVLFGRLMKLGRAEARRRADELLERFTLTEAAGQRTGTLSGGTRRRLDLAASITREPAVLFLDEPTTGLDPRSRLALWEAVRELRASGITILLTTQYLEEADELADRVTIIDRGHVVAEGTAEELKRRVGGAVCHIAVADAADRQLVSQTLASLGPVTVLPDGVSLPASGPETLVAVVRELDEARHSGLPIARIDDIGLRRPTLDDVFLALTGHPVTPDGPADAAGTDDEAERPARPAAEVAS; from the coding sequence GTGACCGCGGCCGTCGAGGCCGACGCGCTCGTGAAGACCTTCGGCGGCATCCGGGCGCTCGACGGACTGTCGCTGCGGGTCGAGGCCGGCACGATTCTCGGGCTGCTCGGACCCAACGGGGCTGGCAAGACCACGGCCATCAACGTGCTGACCACCCTGCTGAGCCCGGACGCGGGGCGCGCCACGGTCGCCGGCTACGACGTGGTCGAGCAGCCGGCACTCGTGCGGGCGGCGATCGGCGTGACCGGCCAGTTCGCGGCTCTCGACAGCGGGCTGACCGCACGCGAGAACCTCGTGCTGTTCGGCCGGCTGATGAAGCTTGGCCGGGCCGAGGCGCGGCGGCGCGCCGACGAGCTGCTGGAGCGGTTCACGCTGACCGAGGCGGCCGGCCAGCGTACGGGAACGCTGTCCGGCGGCACTCGGCGCCGTCTCGACCTGGCCGCGTCGATCACCCGTGAGCCGGCCGTGCTGTTCCTCGACGAGCCGACGACCGGGCTCGACCCGCGCAGCCGGCTGGCCCTCTGGGAGGCCGTCCGCGAGCTGCGCGCGAGTGGCATCACCATCCTGCTCACCACCCAGTACCTGGAGGAGGCGGACGAGCTCGCCGACCGGGTCACCATCATCGACCGCGGCCACGTGGTCGCCGAGGGCACTGCCGAGGAGCTCAAGCGGCGCGTCGGCGGCGCGGTGTGCCACATCGCCGTCGCCGACGCGGCCGACCGTCAGCTGGTCTCCCAGACGCTCGCGTCCCTCGGCCCGGTCACCGTGCTGCCCGACGGGGTGAGCCTGCCCGCGAGCGGGCCCGAGACGCTGGTCGCCGTGGTGCGCGAGCTGGACGAGGCCCGCCACAGCGGCCTGCCCATCGCCCGGATCGACGACATCGGCCTGCGCCGCCCGACCCTGGACGACGTGTTCCTGGCGCTGACCGGGCATCCGGTCACCCCTGACGGCCCCGCCGACGCCGCTGGTACCGACGATGAGGCCGAGCGGCCGGCGCGGCCCGCCGCCGAGGTGGCCTCATGA
- a CDS encoding ABC transporter permease, with protein sequence MTTATPTAAGALALPGPPPRGAAGGAPRPSLTADVAVLAERHLRLMSRRPASIISAIVLPLVFALLFFTVFSRVMRRGGIDYIDYLLPAVVIQAVFFTGMSSAILAAEDALGGTLRRLRTMSVSRPAPALGLLAAELTRSLLSLGVLLAIGAALGFRFHGGPWKALGFPVVMLAFAAALVTCHIALGLAIRRLEAVTTTTNLIYFPFMLLSNAFTPAAAFPSWLRPVVEQQPVSRVADALRALVAQDAALARPLLIAGAWLLGLAVVGVLGASRALGRAAA encoded by the coding sequence ATGACCACGGCCACCCCGACCGCCGCCGGGGCCTTGGCCCTGCCGGGGCCGCCGCCGCGGGGCGCCGCGGGCGGGGCTCCCCGGCCGTCGCTGACCGCCGACGTCGCGGTGCTCGCCGAGCGGCACCTGCGCCTGATGAGCCGCCGCCCCGCGTCGATCATCAGCGCCATCGTGCTGCCGCTCGTGTTCGCGCTGCTGTTCTTCACGGTCTTCAGCCGGGTGATGCGGCGCGGCGGCATCGACTACATCGACTACCTGCTGCCCGCCGTCGTCATCCAGGCGGTGTTCTTCACCGGGATGTCGAGCGCCATCCTCGCCGCCGAGGACGCGCTGGGCGGCACGCTGCGCCGGCTGCGGACCATGTCCGTCAGCCGGCCGGCGCCCGCGCTCGGGCTGCTCGCGGCCGAGCTCACCCGCTCGCTCCTCTCGCTCGGCGTCCTGCTCGCGATCGGAGCCGCGCTCGGCTTCCGCTTCCACGGCGGGCCGTGGAAGGCGCTCGGCTTCCCGGTCGTCATGCTGGCGTTCGCCGCCGCGCTGGTCACCTGCCACATCGCGCTGGGGCTCGCGATCCGGCGGCTGGAGGCGGTGACGACCACGACGAACCTGATCTACTTCCCGTTCATGCTGCTGTCCAACGCGTTCACGCCGGCAGCCGCGTTCCCGTCCTGGCTGCGTCCGGTCGTCGAGCAGCAGCCGGTGAGCCGTGTCGCCGACGCGCTGCGGGCGCTGGTGGCGCAGGACGCGGCGCTCGCGCGGCCGCTGCTCATCGCGGGAGCCTGGCTGCTCGGGCTGGCGGTCGTCGGCGTGCTGGGCGCGAGCCGGGCACTGGGG
- a CDS encoding aldehyde dehydrogenase family protein, whose protein sequence is MTERVTGGDRVALRDRAPLGEGVHPPDALDALLTRAQAAGDSADHWDQARVDQVVRAVGRACYDDELVRALCAQVVAATRMGTVRDLVELHRLRVLGTMRDLHGQRTVGVIARDDERRTTTWAKPLGVVALVTPATAPCTALATSALSLLKTRNSVVVSPHPATAEPLARLVEAIRSALREVDANEDLVQLVAGADRDSSRELMRAADFVVATGGAGTVARGYASGTPAVSSGPGNATVVVDEYADLDTAADLTNKGACFNNGTSCSSESNVLVDGRVLDAFRERLRAGGALLLSDEDSLRLERRLWPGGRLERLLVGRSAAEIAWACGIPVPAGRPVTTLVATAATAQPGRALFTEKLAPVLTLAPYRTFDGAVRDVQDILARSGRGHSCALHTGDGPVAEARVDRLASATKVCRVLVNQSTMGNAGGFGNGMEFTSVVSTGTWGGGSVSENVSWRHLFNRTTVSHPRPSQVPSAAELFDDPSPATNPV, encoded by the coding sequence GTGACTGAGCGCGTGACCGGCGGCGACCGGGTCGCCCTGCGCGACCGGGCGCCCCTCGGCGAGGGCGTCCACCCTCCCGACGCGCTGGACGCGCTGCTGACGCGGGCGCAGGCCGCGGGCGACTCCGCGGATCACTGGGACCAGGCGCGCGTGGACCAGGTCGTGCGCGCCGTGGGTCGAGCCTGCTACGACGACGAGCTGGTCCGGGCGCTTTGCGCGCAGGTGGTCGCCGCGACCCGGATGGGCACCGTCCGGGACCTGGTGGAGCTGCACCGGCTGCGCGTGCTGGGGACGATGCGCGACCTGCACGGGCAGCGGACGGTCGGCGTGATCGCGCGGGACGACGAGCGGCGCACCACGACGTGGGCCAAGCCGCTGGGGGTGGTCGCCCTGGTCACGCCGGCGACCGCGCCGTGCACGGCGCTCGCGACCAGCGCTCTTTCCCTGCTGAAGACCCGCAACAGCGTCGTCGTGAGCCCGCACCCCGCGACCGCCGAGCCGCTGGCCCGCCTGGTCGAGGCGATCAGGAGCGCGCTGCGCGAGGTCGACGCCAACGAGGACCTGGTGCAGCTGGTCGCTGGCGCCGACCGGGACAGCAGCCGGGAGCTCATGCGCGCCGCCGACTTCGTCGTGGCGACCGGCGGTGCCGGGACGGTCGCCCGCGGGTACGCCAGCGGCACGCCCGCCGTCTCCTCCGGGCCCGGCAACGCGACCGTCGTCGTCGACGAGTACGCCGACCTGGACACCGCCGCCGACCTGACCAACAAGGGTGCCTGCTTCAACAACGGGACGTCCTGCTCGTCCGAGAGCAACGTGCTGGTCGACGGGCGGGTGCTGGACGCGTTCCGGGAGCGGCTGCGAGCCGGCGGAGCACTGCTGCTGTCGGACGAGGACTCACTGCGGCTGGAACGCCGGCTGTGGCCGGGCGGCCGGCTGGAGCGTCTCCTGGTCGGCAGGAGTGCGGCCGAGATCGCGTGGGCGTGCGGCATTCCCGTCCCCGCTGGCCGGCCCGTCACGACGCTCGTCGCCACCGCGGCGACGGCGCAGCCCGGCCGGGCGCTGTTCACCGAGAAGCTGGCGCCCGTGCTGACGCTCGCGCCCTACCGCACGTTCGACGGCGCCGTCCGCGACGTCCAGGACATCCTGGCGCGCAGCGGGCGCGGCCACAGCTGCGCGCTGCACACCGGCGACGGCCCGGTGGCCGAGGCCAGGGTCGACCGGCTGGCCAGCGCCACCAAGGTCTGCCGGGTGCTCGTCAACCAGTCGACGATGGGCAACGCCGGCGGCTTCGGCAACGGCATGGAGTTCACCTCGGTCGTGTCGACCGGCACGTGGGGCGGCGGCAGCGTCTCGGAGAACGTGAGCTGGCGGCACCTGTTCAACCGGACGACGGTGTCCCACCCCCGGCCGTCCCAGGTGCCAAGCGCCGCCGAGCTGTTCGACGATCCCAGCCCGGCGACCAACCCTGTCTGA